The sequence TTTCCTTTTTCGTGTTTAATTTTGGTTATATGTTCCATTATTAGGTTTTACTTTTATTTGAGGTTAATTATAAATTGTTTAGTAAGAATTGGAACAAGCTCTAGGGGTAACTTCATTTCAAAGGAAGGGCGTTCTTTTTGAAGTGGAATAAGTTCAGGTGACCTGTTGATTTTGGTTGTGCAGATGTGAGGGGGAATAGGGTTAGTTTACCTTCTAGGGTTTTTAACTTAAAAAAGTTAGCGAGGTGGTGTAAGATAGCACAGTAACTTTTGGAGTTATGAGTGGTTAAAAACCCCTTGTTAAATTGGTTTGAATAAATTTTGGCGAATAAATTAGAGGCTTTTGTGGTGGAAAAACCACGGCAGGCTTTCAATCTGTAGGTGGGAGAAATCTCCCCAAAAGTTATGAGAGGGTGAATATTACTTAATGAAAATTATTCAAATTTATTTAATAGATGTCAAGATTTAAGAGTAGTGGGAGTCTGTATCTTTTTAGGATTAGTTGGAGTTGGTCTTTTAGGGTTAGGGTTACTAGTAGGTAAAACAAGCCGTGTTTCTGAGGGGAAAAAAGTGGCTTTTGAATGCGGGTTTGATAAAATAAGAGGTGCACGTGTTCCTTTCTCTCTTCAATTTTACCATTTAGGTTTATTGTTTTTAATTTTTGATTTAGAGTTAGTTTTATTCATACCATTAGTAGTAGGAATAAGAATTTCTTTAAGAAGAGGTGAGGGAATCAGAATGTTGTTTTTTGGAGTGGGATTCATTTTTATTCTTCTTTTAGGTTTATCACATGAGTAT comes from Mya arenaria mitochondrion, complete genome and encodes:
- the ND3 gene encoding NADH dehydrogenase subunit 3, translated to MSGWMLLNENYSNLFNSCQDLSVVGVCIFLGLVGVGLLGLGLLVGKTSRVSEGKKVAFECGFDKMSGARVPFSLQFYHLGLLFLIFDLELVLFMPLVVGMSISLSSGEGISMLFFGVGFIFILLLGLSHEYREGTLSWKK